From Marivirga harenae, one genomic window encodes:
- a CDS encoding endonuclease/exonuclease/phosphatase family protein → MRRFAITIFALLIAVGSSAQTFKVCTFNIKYENPKEGVHQWDNRKDQILNFIQIEELDVFGMQEVLHSQIEFLECNLLEYGRLGVARDDGKTKGEYSPIFYKKNRFSILESGTFWLSPNPEIPAKAWDAALPRVCTWARLADLESKDTVLFLNTHFDHVGKAARSNSVDLILSKIQELNQSGKVILMGDFNLESQSEPIKKVLSTQLHDAFETKLNLGPVGTYNGFKIGENYNRRIDYVFYKGFTSKSYKNCSLRIQDTFLSDHFPVVVVFE, encoded by the coding sequence ATGAGAAGATTTGCAATTACAATTTTCGCGCTACTCATAGCCGTAGGTTCAAGTGCTCAGACATTTAAAGTCTGTACTTTCAACATAAAATATGAGAATCCGAAAGAAGGTGTACATCAATGGGATAATAGAAAGGATCAAATTTTGAATTTTATTCAAATAGAGGAACTGGATGTTTTTGGTATGCAAGAAGTATTGCACTCTCAAATTGAATTTTTAGAATGTAATTTATTAGAGTATGGACGTTTGGGAGTTGCACGTGATGACGGTAAAACTAAAGGGGAGTATTCTCCAATCTTTTATAAAAAGAATAGATTTTCGATTTTGGAGAGTGGCACTTTTTGGCTGTCTCCTAATCCAGAAATTCCGGCTAAAGCCTGGGATGCAGCTTTGCCAAGAGTTTGCACTTGGGCTAGACTTGCAGACTTAGAATCAAAAGACACCGTTCTATTTCTAAATACTCACTTTGACCATGTGGGAAAAGCAGCCAGATCTAATAGCGTAGATTTAATTTTATCGAAAATTCAAGAATTAAATCAAAGTGGAAAAGTGATTCTAATGGGAGATTTTAATTTAGAATCACAGTCAGAACCAATAAAGAAAGTGCTCAGTACCCAATTGCATGATGCTTTTGAAACCAAACTAAATTTAGGACCGGTCGGAACTTATAATGGGTTTAAAATTGGAGAAAATTATAACAGGCGCATTGATTATGTATTCTACAAGGGTTTTACCTCAAAAAGTTATAAGAATTGTAGTCTCAGAATTCAGGATACATTTTTGTCAGATCATTTTCCTGTAGTGGTCGTTTTTGAATAA
- the accC gene encoding acetyl-CoA carboxylase biotin carboxylase subunit — protein MPNIKKILVANRGEIALRVMRSARELGIKTVAIFSEADRNALHVRYADEAVCVGPPASSESYLRIDKIIDTCKELNVDAIHPGYGFLSENADFARQVEKAGIIFIGPSAESIEIMGDKLSAKAAVLKRDVPLVPGLDKAITDVAFAKKKADEIGYPILIKASAGGGGKGMRIVEDPADFESQMDRAVSEAKNAFGNGAVFIEKFVTSPRHIEIQVVGDQKGNVVHLFERECSIQRRHQKVIEEAPSSVLTPEIRNQMGQAAIDVAKSCNYYGAGTVEFIVDDKLNFYFLEMNTRLQVEHPVTEQITGVDLVKEQIRIAEGKALSFKQEDLSIKGHAVEVRVYAEDPQNNFLPDIGTLKVYKRPQGTGVRVDDGFEQGMDIPIHYDPMIAKLITYADNREEAISRMLRAIDEYEIVGIQTTLSFCKYVLKHEAFTSGNFNTKFIENHFKPSDLDEKVSDTESEIAAALAVKLWSERQKKQTAQEGNGKKISLWKKNRL, from the coding sequence ATGCCGAATATTAAAAAAATCTTAGTTGCTAACAGAGGTGAAATAGCCCTTAGAGTAATGCGTTCTGCACGAGAACTGGGTATAAAAACCGTAGCAATATTTAGTGAAGCCGATAGAAATGCACTCCATGTGCGATATGCAGATGAAGCAGTATGTGTAGGTCCTCCGGCTTCTTCAGAAAGTTATTTGAGAATAGATAAAATCATTGATACTTGCAAGGAATTAAATGTTGATGCCATCCATCCTGGATATGGCTTTTTATCTGAAAACGCAGATTTTGCAAGACAAGTAGAAAAAGCAGGTATAATTTTTATTGGGCCGTCAGCTGAATCCATCGAAATTATGGGGGACAAACTTTCTGCTAAGGCCGCAGTTCTGAAAAGAGATGTGCCATTAGTTCCGGGTTTAGACAAGGCCATAACCGATGTGGCATTTGCTAAGAAGAAAGCAGATGAAATTGGTTATCCGATACTGATAAAAGCAAGTGCTGGAGGTGGTGGAAAAGGAATGAGAATTGTTGAGGATCCTGCTGATTTTGAATCTCAAATGGATAGAGCGGTAAGTGAAGCTAAAAATGCTTTTGGTAATGGGGCTGTTTTCATTGAAAAATTTGTGACCTCACCCCGCCATATTGAAATCCAGGTAGTAGGTGACCAAAAAGGAAATGTCGTACATTTATTTGAAAGAGAATGTTCTATTCAAAGAAGGCATCAAAAAGTGATAGAAGAAGCGCCTTCAAGTGTTTTAACTCCTGAAATAAGAAATCAAATGGGACAAGCTGCAATCGATGTGGCAAAGTCATGTAATTACTATGGTGCAGGTACTGTTGAATTTATAGTTGATGATAAATTGAATTTTTACTTCCTTGAAATGAATACCCGTCTGCAGGTGGAACACCCTGTGACGGAACAGATCACTGGCGTTGATTTGGTAAAAGAGCAAATAAGAATTGCTGAAGGTAAAGCTTTGTCTTTTAAGCAAGAAGATTTGAGTATTAAAGGACATGCGGTGGAAGTAAGGGTCTATGCAGAAGATCCGCAAAACAATTTCTTACCTGATATTGGAACTTTGAAAGTTTATAAAAGACCGCAGGGCACTGGGGTTCGTGTAGATGATGGTTTTGAACAAGGAATGGATATTCCAATTCATTATGATCCTATGATAGCTAAATTAATAACCTATGCAGACAACAGGGAAGAGGCTATAAGCAGAATGCTCCGTGCAATAGATGAATATGAAATTGTGGGAATACAAACCACTTTAAGTTTTTGTAAATATGTGCTAAAACACGAGGCTTTCACTAGTGGTAATTTTAATACCAAATTTATAGAAAATCACTTCAAACCAAGTGACCTAGATGAGAAAGTGAGTGATACTGAGTCGGAAATAGCAGCGGCTTTGGCAGTGAAACTATGGTCTGAAAGGCAAAAAAAGCAAACTGCACAAGAAGGAAACGGGAAGAAAATATCTTTGTGGAAAAAGAATAGATTATAG
- a CDS encoding class I SAM-dependent rRNA methyltransferase, which produces MQSPLPIINLKKGKEKSLERFHPWIFSGAIHPVPTEVKEGDFVEIQTQDKRFIGIGYFQVGSIAVRMLTFQKEEINQDFWKRKLQSAIELRKTANLWGNAKTNVFRLVHGEGDGFPGLIVDYYDGCVVFQAHTVGMYQIKEVFLEALKELLGDQLKSVYDKSNHTLPFKADLETTDAFLYGEEKEEWLVKEYENTFNINVVTGQKTGFFIDQRENRKLLERYSKGKKVCNTFCYSGGFSIFALQAGAELVHSVDSSQGAMDLTDQNVKLNFPDAQNHQSFTADVFNFLNEMPEQYDVIVLDPPAFAKHRKVLKNGLQGYRTINEKAMKNMKSGGVLFTFSCSQVVSQEQFRTVVFSAAARAGREVQILHQLHQPADHPINIFHPEGEYLKGLVLRVV; this is translated from the coding sequence ATGCAAAGCCCATTACCCATCATCAATCTTAAAAAAGGCAAAGAAAAATCATTGGAACGTTTCCATCCTTGGATATTTTCCGGTGCCATTCATCCGGTGCCTACTGAAGTAAAGGAAGGAGATTTTGTAGAAATTCAAACGCAGGATAAGCGGTTTATCGGCATTGGCTATTTTCAGGTGGGTTCTATAGCCGTTCGAATGCTGACATTTCAAAAAGAGGAAATCAATCAGGATTTTTGGAAGAGGAAATTACAATCCGCTATTGAATTAAGAAAAACAGCCAATCTATGGGGAAATGCTAAAACAAATGTTTTTAGATTAGTTCATGGAGAGGGTGATGGTTTCCCTGGGCTTATTGTCGATTATTATGACGGCTGTGTGGTTTTTCAAGCGCACACTGTAGGTATGTACCAAATCAAGGAAGTCTTCTTAGAAGCGCTTAAAGAGCTGTTGGGAGATCAATTGAAATCGGTATATGACAAAAGTAATCATACACTTCCGTTCAAAGCAGATTTAGAAACTACTGATGCTTTCCTTTATGGGGAAGAAAAAGAAGAATGGCTAGTTAAAGAATATGAAAATACCTTTAATATCAATGTTGTAACAGGGCAAAAAACAGGCTTTTTTATCGATCAAAGAGAGAATAGGAAATTGTTGGAACGGTACAGTAAAGGTAAAAAAGTCTGCAATACATTCTGCTATTCTGGTGGGTTCTCCATTTTTGCCCTGCAGGCAGGTGCAGAATTGGTCCATAGTGTGGACAGTTCTCAAGGAGCTATGGATTTAACTGATCAAAATGTGAAATTGAATTTTCCAGATGCTCAAAACCATCAATCTTTTACAGCAGACGTATTTAATTTCTTAAATGAAATGCCTGAGCAATATGATGTAATCGTATTGGATCCGCCTGCATTTGCCAAGCACAGAAAAGTATTAAAAAATGGTTTACAGGGCTACAGAACCATCAATGAGAAAGCCATGAAGAATATGAAATCAGGAGGCGTGCTTTTCACATTTAGTTGTTCTCAAGTGGTGAGCCAAGAACAATTTAGAACTGTTGTTTTTTCTGCCGCTGCTCGTGCTGGGAGAGAAGTGCAAATTTTGCATCAACTTCACCAACCTGCTGATCATCCAATCAATATTTTCCATCCGGAGGGAGAGTATTTAAAAGGACTGGTTTTGAGGGTGGTTTAA
- a CDS encoding alpha/beta hydrolase, whose protein sequence is MSFSSHLKSLAQRYENQIFNEVDIQTQVYLETDSEELKLDIYQPKNDEMENRPILLFVHGGGFAGGARDEYAIMEFCKNMARRGIVAVSMSYTLSMKGQSFGCNQAAENKMNTFKQAGLEISKATVHLLNQAKELKIDPSKIVLTGSSAGAEAVLHAAFWPEANTPLPDNFQFGGLISMAGAIYDLDLINKKTAIPMQFFHGTCDNLVPYGTAPHHYCNESDIGYLLLHGAGSIVEKLEELNKGYYLVTGCNDNHSWSGKPFFSFRSEIADFVYHDVVLQKLRQHHQVIKEFDSCQLVDAPDICLD, encoded by the coding sequence ATGAGTTTTTCTTCACATTTGAAATCATTAGCTCAGCGTTACGAGAATCAAATCTTCAATGAGGTAGATATTCAAACGCAAGTTTATTTAGAAACTGATTCTGAAGAATTGAAGCTTGATATTTATCAGCCTAAAAATGATGAAATGGAAAATCGGCCAATTTTGTTATTTGTGCATGGTGGTGGTTTTGCAGGTGGAGCACGAGATGAATATGCCATTATGGAGTTTTGTAAGAATATGGCAAGAAGGGGAATTGTGGCCGTAAGCATGTCTTATACCTTAAGCATGAAGGGACAGTCATTTGGATGCAATCAAGCTGCAGAAAATAAAATGAATACTTTTAAGCAAGCAGGATTGGAGATTTCGAAAGCCACAGTGCACCTTCTTAATCAAGCAAAAGAATTAAAGATAGATCCGTCAAAAATCGTTTTAACAGGCAGCAGTGCAGGAGCTGAAGCAGTTTTGCATGCAGCATTCTGGCCAGAAGCTAATACCCCACTTCCAGATAATTTCCAATTCGGAGGATTAATTTCAATGGCCGGTGCCATTTATGACCTAGACTTAATTAATAAGAAGACCGCAATTCCCATGCAGTTTTTCCACGGAACTTGTGATAATCTAGTTCCTTATGGTACGGCTCCTCATCATTATTGTAATGAATCCGATATTGGCTATTTGTTACTGCATGGTGCTGGGAGTATAGTGGAAAAATTGGAAGAGCTAAATAAAGGATATTACTTAGTTACGGGGTGCAACGATAATCATTCCTGGTCTGGAAAACCTTTTTTTTCATTTCGATCCGAAATTGCAGATTTTGTATATCATGATGTAGTGCTACAAAAACTTCGTCAACATCATCAAGTGATTAAAGAATTCGATTCTTGTCAATTAGTTGATGCGCCTGATATATGTTTAGATTAG
- a CDS encoding aminotransferase class I/II-fold pyridoxal phosphate-dependent enzyme, translating into MDLFEKLKVDRGPLGKHSNVEEGYFMFPKLEGELSPHMKFRGKEVLTWSLNNYLGLGNHPEIRKADADSAAKWGLAYPMGARMMSGNTSQHEELERQLADFIKKEDVMLLNYGYQGVLSIIDAVVGRKDAIVYDAECHACIVDGVRLHMGKRFVYPHNDIENLEKQLQRATKLTEETGGGILVITEGVFGMTGAMGDLKSVVALKEKYNFRLLCDDAHGFGTMGETGAGTAEQQGVMEEIDLYFSTFAKSMASIGAFVGGDPDIVKFLRYNMRSQIFAKSLPMPMVEGALKRLELLRDQPEHKKNLWKIVDALQSGLKDKGFSIGLTQSPVTPVMLNGTVGEAAALAYDLRENFGIFCSVVIYPVVPKDTILLRLIPTASHSLEDVDRTIKAFEAIKDKLKEGHYRENELAKAFKE; encoded by the coding sequence GTGGATTTATTTGAGAAATTGAAGGTGGATCGTGGACCTTTGGGTAAGCATTCCAATGTAGAAGAAGGTTATTTTATGTTTCCTAAATTGGAAGGAGAATTATCTCCTCACATGAAGTTTAGAGGAAAAGAAGTCTTAACCTGGAGTTTAAACAATTATTTGGGCTTGGGTAACCACCCCGAGATCAGGAAAGCAGATGCTGATTCTGCAGCTAAATGGGGTCTAGCATACCCGATGGGGGCTAGAATGATGTCAGGAAATACTTCACAGCATGAAGAATTAGAAAGACAACTGGCTGACTTCATTAAAAAGGAAGACGTAATGCTATTAAATTACGGTTACCAAGGTGTACTTTCTATTATCGATGCAGTAGTAGGTAGAAAAGATGCCATTGTATATGACGCTGAATGCCATGCATGTATAGTGGATGGTGTTCGATTACACATGGGCAAAAGATTTGTATACCCACATAACGATATTGAAAACTTAGAAAAGCAATTACAAAGAGCTACTAAGTTAACAGAAGAAACCGGTGGCGGAATATTGGTTATTACCGAAGGAGTATTTGGAATGACCGGGGCAATGGGTGATTTGAAATCCGTAGTTGCTTTGAAAGAAAAATATAATTTCCGTTTATTATGTGATGATGCTCACGGTTTTGGAACTATGGGAGAGACTGGCGCTGGAACAGCTGAGCAGCAAGGCGTAATGGAAGAAATAGATTTATACTTCAGTACTTTTGCTAAATCCATGGCCTCAATTGGTGCCTTCGTAGGAGGAGATCCAGATATCGTTAAATTTCTAAGATATAATATGCGTTCGCAGATTTTTGCGAAATCACTGCCAATGCCGATGGTTGAAGGTGCATTGAAAAGATTAGAATTGTTGCGAGACCAGCCTGAACACAAAAAGAATCTCTGGAAGATAGTAGATGCGTTGCAAAGTGGCTTGAAAGATAAAGGATTTAGTATTGGATTAACTCAGTCGCCAGTAACTCCTGTAATGTTAAATGGGACCGTTGGTGAAGCAGCGGCTTTGGCCTACGATCTAAGAGAGAATTTCGGCATATTTTGTTCCGTTGTTATCTATCCTGTAGTGCCAAAAGACACTATTTTACTAAGATTGATACCAACTGCATCACACAGTTTGGAAGATGTTGACCGTACAATTAAAGCATTCGAGGCAATAAAAGATAAGCTAAAAGAGGGTCATTACAGAGAAAATGAGCTCGCAAAAGCATTTAAAGAGTAA
- the fbp gene encoding class 1 fructose-bisphosphatase — protein sequence MQTKLATSVGITLDRFIKKKQNDFAFASGELSQLLRDIALAGKIIHREVNRAGLLNIGGAFGTENIQGEEQQKLDVIANIRFIRALKNGGEVCAIVSEEDDEILDLNNQDGRYIVAMDPLDGSSNIDVNVSIGTIFSIFRRVSPVGSKVTKEDVLQKGSEQVAAGYLLYGSSTMLVYTTGRGVNGFTYDPSLGEFFLSHADMKIPEDGKIYSINEGGYRSFEKKVQDYIENCKDKKYTARYIGSLVADFHRNLLKGGIYIYPSTEKAPTGKLRLNYECNALAMICEQAGGIATDGKKRVLDIQPESLHQRVPFYVGSKKMVEEAMK from the coding sequence ATGCAAACTAAATTAGCCACCTCTGTTGGTATCACTTTAGACCGATTTATTAAAAAGAAACAAAATGATTTTGCATTTGCATCTGGGGAACTTTCCCAATTGTTGCGAGATATAGCTTTAGCTGGTAAAATCATTCATAGAGAGGTTAATAGGGCCGGTTTATTGAATATAGGCGGGGCGTTTGGAACCGAGAATATTCAAGGGGAAGAACAACAAAAGCTAGATGTCATTGCTAATATTCGGTTCATAAGAGCACTCAAAAATGGAGGAGAAGTTTGTGCAATTGTTTCGGAGGAGGATGATGAAATTCTTGATTTGAACAATCAAGATGGAAGATATATCGTAGCGATGGATCCCTTGGACGGCTCATCGAATATTGATGTAAATGTTTCCATCGGAACCATATTCTCTATTTTTAGACGGGTTTCTCCGGTTGGAAGTAAGGTGACTAAGGAGGATGTTTTGCAGAAAGGTTCAGAACAAGTGGCAGCAGGATATTTATTATATGGTTCATCAACTATGTTAGTATATACTACAGGAAGAGGTGTAAATGGATTTACATATGATCCTTCCCTAGGTGAGTTTTTCTTATCCCATGCAGACATGAAGATTCCTGAAGATGGAAAGATCTATTCTATTAATGAGGGTGGCTACAGAAGCTTTGAAAAAAAAGTGCAGGATTACATTGAGAATTGTAAAGATAAAAAATATACCGCACGTTACATTGGATCACTTGTTGCAGATTTCCATAGAAACTTATTGAAGGGAGGGATTTATATTTATCCGTCTACTGAAAAAGCTCCTACAGGAAAGTTGCGACTGAACTACGAATGTAATGCTTTAGCTATGATCTGCGAACAAGCGGGAGGAATTGCAACTGATGGAAAAAAGAGAGTATTGGATATACAACCAGAATCACTTCATCAGAGAGTTCCCTTCTATGTAGGGTCCAAAAAAATGGTTGAGGAGGCCATGAAGTAA
- a CDS encoding DUF1015 domain-containing protein: protein MAEIKPIKAWRYNAKLQKEIENLTSPLFDVVSPQQREALYKNPLNSIHLSVPKGGEESADMAADRLAKWKAEGILKQDPLPGIYVYYQYFTLPGSTRERVRKGFITFIKAYDWDENVILRHENTIPKSVNDRIDLLDKTQLNVSATHGLYSDPDFELEPYMDESMEMPLGELEDYQGVKEVVSVIHDAKIIKKFIAKIASQQIILADGHHRYEGSLLYRKKMIEQNPNHTGQEGYNFHMMYLTNADSDDLRILPTHRLIKDIPDFSEKEILKALEDDFIIKTLENPEDVHEIILGKMWAFGLLFKENTYKIRLKPEKISELNWNFPNEVKHLDLTVLHYFFIEKILGIKGKEQRSSESIQFERNFTACIRKLLKNEVQCALITKEISMEQVKKVCNTGFTMPQKSTYFYPKTICGFLFGSIQEDEFELPSYFRV, encoded by the coding sequence ATGGCGGAAATTAAGCCTATTAAAGCCTGGCGTTATAATGCTAAACTTCAAAAGGAGATTGAGAATTTGACCAGTCCATTATTTGATGTAGTTTCTCCCCAGCAACGTGAGGCATTATATAAAAATCCTTTAAACAGCATTCATCTTTCAGTGCCAAAAGGTGGAGAAGAATCTGCGGATATGGCTGCGGATCGATTAGCTAAATGGAAAGCGGAAGGAATTCTCAAGCAGGATCCTTTGCCGGGCATTTATGTATATTATCAGTATTTTACTTTGCCTGGTTCAACCCGTGAACGAGTTAGAAAAGGATTTATCACTTTCATTAAAGCTTATGATTGGGATGAAAATGTTATATTAAGGCATGAAAATACCATTCCCAAGTCAGTGAATGACAGAATTGATTTGTTAGATAAAACTCAATTAAATGTAAGTGCAACTCACGGTCTCTATTCCGATCCTGATTTTGAATTGGAGCCTTACATGGATGAGAGCATGGAAATGCCATTGGGGGAATTAGAAGATTACCAAGGCGTAAAGGAGGTTGTAAGTGTTATCCATGATGCCAAAATCATTAAAAAATTCATAGCTAAAATTGCGTCTCAGCAGATAATTTTAGCAGACGGCCATCATCGATACGAAGGAAGTTTGCTCTATCGAAAAAAGATGATAGAACAGAATCCCAATCACACGGGTCAGGAAGGCTATAATTTCCACATGATGTATTTGACCAATGCTGATTCGGATGATTTAAGAATTCTACCCACACACCGGTTGATAAAGGATATTCCTGATTTTTCAGAAAAGGAAATTTTAAAGGCGTTAGAAGATGATTTCATCATCAAAACGCTAGAAAATCCGGAAGATGTCCATGAAATTATTTTAGGAAAAATGTGGGCTTTTGGTCTATTGTTTAAAGAAAACACTTACAAAATCAGACTAAAACCTGAAAAGATTTCTGAACTGAATTGGAATTTTCCTAATGAGGTAAAGCATCTTGATCTTACGGTTTTACATTATTTTTTCATTGAAAAGATATTGGGAATTAAAGGAAAGGAACAACGAAGTTCAGAATCCATACAGTTTGAAAGAAACTTCACAGCTTGTATTCGCAAGTTGTTGAAAAATGAAGTGCAGTGTGCTCTAATTACAAAGGAAATAAGCATGGAGCAGGTGAAGAAAGTCTGCAATACAGGCTTTACTATGCCTCAGAAATCAACTTATTTCTACCCTAAAACTATTTGTGGATTTTTATTTGGATCAATACAGGAAGATGAATTTGAGTTACCCTCTTATTTTAGGGTCTAA
- a CDS encoding alkaline phosphatase gives MNSEKTMKNLILLAPICLLITACNPVQKQGDGANSKQDSPNVILMIGDGMGMSQLSSVYYFKEGEVNISRFKHTGFSRTSSATQKITDSGAAGTAMANGVKTYNGAIGVDVDTNKVENLVKIVSRRNYSTGIIATSTLTHATPASFFAHSDARGKEDAMAAQMHNSEVDFFAAGGLKHFNKRNDGVNYLDSLMAFGFTVDTSALITKDEISADKKYGFLLQNGAMPKKIDGRDEFLPNATSLAIEYFKKIESPFFLMVEGSQIDWGGHDNHHEYLVGEMNDFDDAIGVALDFAEKEGNTTVVVTADHETGGYTLRSGKNEKGHTDYNVINPSFSTGGHSAAMVPVLAYGPNAEVFTGIYENTEIFQKILNLTK, from the coding sequence ATGAATTCAGAAAAAACGATGAAAAACTTAATTCTGTTAGCGCCAATTTGCTTACTCATCACTGCTTGTAATCCTGTCCAAAAACAAGGAGATGGAGCAAATTCCAAGCAAGATTCACCAAATGTAATTTTGATGATAGGTGATGGGATGGGGATGTCACAATTATCATCTGTTTACTATTTCAAGGAGGGAGAAGTAAATATTTCGAGATTTAAGCATACCGGATTTTCTAGAACTTCATCAGCAACTCAAAAAATCACCGATTCAGGTGCGGCCGGGACGGCTATGGCCAATGGTGTGAAAACCTATAATGGGGCCATTGGTGTAGATGTCGATACCAATAAGGTTGAAAACCTTGTTAAAATTGTTTCAAGAAGAAATTACAGTACGGGAATAATAGCTACTTCTACTTTAACTCATGCCACTCCTGCATCTTTTTTTGCGCATTCGGATGCCAGAGGTAAAGAAGATGCAATGGCTGCTCAAATGCATAATTCAGAAGTAGATTTTTTTGCTGCCGGAGGATTAAAGCATTTTAACAAACGAAACGATGGAGTAAATTATTTAGATAGTTTAATGGCTTTTGGTTTTACAGTTGATACAAGCGCTTTAATAACTAAAGATGAAATATCGGCCGATAAGAAATATGGGTTTTTATTGCAAAATGGCGCTATGCCGAAGAAAATAGACGGAAGAGACGAATTCTTACCGAATGCAACTTCTTTAGCAATTGAATATTTCAAAAAGATAGAATCCCCCTTCTTTCTCATGGTAGAAGGTTCACAAATTGACTGGGGAGGGCATGATAATCATCATGAATACTTAGTGGGAGAGATGAATGATTTTGATGATGCTATTGGTGTAGCATTAGACTTCGCTGAAAAAGAGGGGAACACTACAGTTGTCGTAACTGCTGATCATGAAACTGGAGGTTATACGCTTAGATCTGGTAAGAATGAAAAAGGTCATACAGATTATAACGTTATTAATCCTTCATTCTCAACGGGAGGGCATTCTGCAGCAATGGTCCCTGTCTTAGCCTATGGCCCAAATGCAGAAGTATTTACAGGGATTTATGAAAACACTGAAATATTTCAAAAGATTTTAAATTTGACAAAATGA
- a CDS encoding aspartate kinase, protein MQVFKFGGASIKDAEAVRNMSGILKRFPNEKIVIVVSAMGKTTNALEEILHLKLQDLSTDAAIQNLFQYHENIISALFSSNESNGLQILKDIFGRLKAKLDEVADSHYDRSYDSIISFGEIISSSILFEFLKSENLTISKIEAKDCIKTDKSFRDALVDWGKTKKLIETAVHEDFQQNQFIITQGFLGESEDGRITTLGREGSDFSAAIFAYCTSATAVTIWKDVPGILNGDPKKIKDAVLYQELSYQEAAEMTYYGASVIHPKTIKPLANAGIPLHVRSFSSPEKGGTIIHDCKTIHRTPCIIIKEKQSLITFKLSDFTFITEALIGKIFKTLNKHHIKINMMQNTAISFSICVNDDLHRLDQLMKDLEEDFSIFYNKGLELITIKNFEERLITKMTTGKEIYMEQRSRKNYQVVVKGNLISFQ, encoded by the coding sequence ATGCAGGTATTTAAATTTGGAGGTGCATCTATAAAAGATGCTGAAGCAGTTCGCAATATGTCGGGAATCCTTAAAAGATTTCCAAATGAAAAAATAGTTATAGTAGTATCCGCAATGGGTAAAACTACCAATGCCCTGGAGGAAATACTGCACTTGAAGTTGCAAGACCTATCAACTGATGCTGCTATTCAAAACCTATTTCAGTATCATGAAAATATTATTTCAGCCCTTTTCTCCAGCAATGAGTCTAATGGACTCCAAATTCTCAAGGATATATTTGGTAGGCTAAAGGCGAAACTTGATGAAGTTGCTGATTCTCATTATGATAGGTCCTATGATAGTATAATTTCATTTGGAGAAATCATTTCCTCCTCAATTCTATTTGAATTTTTAAAAAGTGAGAATCTTACTATTTCAAAAATTGAAGCTAAAGATTGCATCAAAACGGACAAAAGTTTCCGGGATGCGCTGGTGGACTGGGGAAAAACAAAAAAACTAATCGAAACCGCTGTTCATGAAGACTTCCAGCAAAATCAATTCATTATAACTCAAGGTTTTTTAGGAGAGTCTGAAGACGGTAGAATTACTACTTTAGGACGAGAAGGATCTGATTTCAGTGCTGCAATTTTTGCTTACTGCACCAGTGCAACAGCGGTAACCATTTGGAAAGATGTACCAGGAATTTTAAACGGAGACCCGAAAAAGATTAAAGATGCAGTTCTGTACCAAGAACTCTCCTATCAGGAAGCTGCAGAAATGACTTATTATGGAGCATCAGTCATCCATCCAAAAACTATAAAACCTTTGGCAAATGCTGGCATTCCTTTACATGTGCGTTCTTTCAGTTCTCCTGAAAAAGGTGGGACAATTATCCATGATTGTAAAACGATTCATCGAACCCCTTGCATTATCATAAAGGAAAAACAAAGCCTGATTACTTTTAAGTTAAGTGACTTTACTTTTATAACAGAGGCTTTGATCGGGAAAATATTTAAGACCCTAAACAAACACCATATCAAAATCAATATGATGCAAAACACTGCTATTTCTTTCTCAATTTGTGTAAACGATGATTTGCACCGCTTAGATCAACTCATGAAAGATTTAGAAGAAGACTTTTCTATTTTCTATAACAAAGGGTTAGAATTAATCACCATCAAAAATTTTGAAGAAAGATTAATCACTAAAATGACAACGGGCAAAGAAATTTACATGGAACAAAGAAGTAGAAAAAATTATCAGGTGGTGGTGAAGGGGAATCTGATAAGCTTCCAATAA